A region of the Myxococcus stipitatus DSM 14675 genome:
GAAGCAGCGGGAGATCTCCTCCGGGCTCAAGTCCCGGGCGGTGCGGATGAGCGGGCTCTTGTCGATGAGCACGTAGACGGACGGGCGGGGAATGCCCAGGAAGTCCGCGGTCGCCTTCAAGTCCCACGAGCACGAGCGCAGCGCCTCCAGGAGCTCGTTCTCCCCCACCTCGGAGGGCTTGCGCCGGGAGGCCTTCGCGTCCGAGGCCTCCGCCTGTCCCTGCGCCGGAGCGCTCAGCACCCGCCCCGGAACCGGCAGCGACTCGCCCTCCAGCTGCTGCTCCAGCCGTGAGTCCACGCGCAGGCCCGGGAGGCCCCGGCTGCCGATGATGAGCTGGCGCGTGACGTTGCGCAGCTGACGGACGTTGCCGGGCCAGCCGTAGCGCACCAGCCGCACGGCCACCGCCGACGGCAGCCACGGCTGCGCGCGCGGGTCTGTCGAAGCCAGCCGCCACGTCTCGCCCGTGGTCTCCAGCTCCTGGCGCGCGAAGTGGACGAAGAGCAGGCCAATGTCCTCGCGCCGCTCGCGCAGGGGCGGCACGCACAATTCGAAGCCCGCCAGCCGATGCAGCAGCGGCGCCTTGAACATGCGCTCCTCGATGCGCGCCTCCAAGTCCGAGTCCGTCGCGGCGACCAGCCGCACGTCCACCGGCACCGGCGCGTGGCCGCCCACCGGCGTCACCTCGCCCGTCTCCAGCACACGCAGGAGCGCCGCCTGCACCTCGGGGGGCGCCTCGCCCACCTCGTCCAGGAAGAGCGTGCCGCCGTGCGCGGCGCGGAAGAAGCCCTCGCGGTCCCGGTTCGCGCCGGTGTACGCACCGCGCTGCGCGCCGAACAGCTCCGCGGCCACCAGCTCCTTGGAGAGCGCCCCCAGGTTGACGCTGATGAAGGGACCGGAGCGCCGGGGCCCCTGGTCATGGATGGCGCGGGCCACCAGCTCCTTGCCCGTGCCCGTCTCACCCCGGATGAGCACCGGCACCCGCAGGTCCGCCACCCGGAGGATGTCCTCGCGCAGTTGCTGGATGCCCTCCGCCTGCCCCACCAAGCCCAGGTCCTTCACGGCCCCTTCCGAGGCCGGCGACGCCAGGTGGAGCAGCAGCACCACGCGCTCGGCCAGCACCAGGGGCACCCCCGCCGCCAGCTCCTCTCGGGAGAACTCGCGCCCGCCCGCAACGGACTCGCCCGCGACGGACACCTGCGTGCCGTCCTCCGGCAC
Encoded here:
- a CDS encoding sigma 54-interacting transcriptional regulator, whose product is MQQKLSADMSTTAVQTKGKSAQAPRSVPALTVVSHPQAQRIGERLLLEVLASVGRTAALSRNAPDFSRPGGLLALPLSDPFLSRTPVLFEPAANGGLRLLVPEDGTQVSVAGESVAGGREFSREELAAGVPLVLAERVVLLLHLASPASEGAVKDLGLVGQAEGIQQLREDILRVADLRVPVLIRGETGTGKELVARAIHDQGPRRSGPFISVNLGALSKELVAAELFGAQRGAYTGANRDREGFFRAAHGGTLFLDEVGEAPPEVQAALLRVLETGEVTPVGGHAPVPVDVRLVAATDSDLEARIEERMFKAPLLHRLAGFELCVPPLRERREDIGLLFVHFARQELETTGETWRLASTDPRAQPWLPSAVAVRLVRYGWPGNVRQLRNVTRQLIIGSRGLPGLRVDSRLEQQLEGESLPVPGRVLSAPAQGQAEASDAKASRRKPSEVGENELLEALRSCSWDLKATADFLGIPRPSVYVLIDKSPLIRTARDLSPEEISRCFQECEGDLDKMVQRLEVSRRALQRRVRELGLSDA